A window of the Mucilaginibacter sp. cycad4 genome harbors these coding sequences:
- a CDS encoding helix-hairpin-helix domain-containing protein, whose amino-acid sequence MKKSINLLLTAEEKATLRAQKTKIADLISFAPDEIAMILNADAERAKEINALIEFQSIPSLGINFATELIQQGYYSLKQLEGKDPVELFNAFERYVGAWADPCVEDSYRLLAHYIKHGNTGKSWWDFTAERKAYRAQNGFPANRPAKAWYELPQYRKGKEFVGNK is encoded by the coding sequence ATGAAAAAATCAATTAACCTGCTTTTAACTGCCGAAGAAAAAGCTACCCTCAGGGCCCAAAAAACTAAAATAGCCGATCTTATAAGTTTCGCCCCGGATGAAATCGCCATGATATTAAACGCGGATGCCGAACGGGCAAAAGAGATCAATGCGCTTATTGAATTTCAAAGTATTCCATCCTTAGGGATCAACTTTGCTACTGAGTTGATACAGCAGGGCTACTACTCGTTAAAACAACTGGAGGGCAAAGATCCGGTAGAATTGTTTAACGCCTTTGAACGTTATGTTGGCGCCTGGGCCGATCCCTGCGTGGAAGATTCGTATCGCTTACTGGCCCATTACATAAAACATGGCAATACCGGCAAAAGCTGGTGGGATTTCACCGCCGAACGCAAAGCCTACCGGGCACAAAACGGTTTCCCTGCAAATAGACCTGCTAAGGCGTGGTATGAGTTACCGCAATATCGTAAGGGAAAAGAGTTTGTAGGGAATAAATAA
- a CDS encoding RluA family pseudouridine synthase — protein sequence MARPEFNYSSNDITDKDVLYEDNHLIGINKRAGDIVQVDETGDEPLDEKVKKYIAEKYSKPNGAFLGVVHRLDRPVSGVILFAKTSKALDRINKMFKAREMHKTYYAVVRKKPFPEEGTLVHWLVKNSQKNVTKAHDREVQGSLRSELSYKLVGELNGYYLIEVDPITGRPHQIRVQLSTLGCPIVGDNKYGYPRGSLRKSICLHARKLTFVHPVKNEPVAIIAPVPRDGFWEKFEGMMVG from the coding sequence ATGGCCCGCCCCGAATTTAATTATAGCAGTAACGATATTACCGATAAGGATGTTCTTTATGAGGATAACCACCTTATTGGCATAAATAAACGCGCGGGTGATATTGTGCAGGTTGATGAAACCGGCGATGAACCATTGGACGAAAAAGTAAAAAAATACATCGCCGAAAAATACAGCAAGCCTAACGGCGCATTTTTAGGTGTGGTACACCGGCTGGACAGGCCGGTAAGCGGCGTGATCCTCTTTGCCAAAACCAGCAAGGCGCTCGACCGGATCAACAAAATGTTTAAAGCACGCGAAATGCATAAAACCTATTATGCAGTGGTGCGCAAAAAACCATTTCCCGAAGAAGGCACCCTGGTACACTGGCTGGTAAAAAACTCACAAAAAAATGTAACCAAAGCCCATGACCGCGAAGTACAGGGCAGCTTGAGATCGGAGTTGAGCTATAAATTGGTTGGCGAATTAAACGGATACTATTTAATTGAGGTTGACCCGATAACCGGCAGGCCGCACCAGATCAGGGTACAGCTTTCAACTTTGGGCTGTCCTATTGTCGGTGATAACAAATATGGTTACCCGCGTGGCAGCCTGCGCAAAAGCATTTGCCTGCATGCCCGCAAGCTCACTTTTGTACACCCTGTAAAAAACGAGCCGGTTGCCATTATTGCCCCGGTACCGCGTGATGGGTTTTGGGAAAAATTTGAGGGAATGATGGTAGGTTAA
- a CDS encoding DUF5004 domain-containing protein: protein MKRTPLLFFLFLISIALIVNSCKKDNLSHIPGLLAGNWQLASITVTNYVGDAQVSLDTLNQTCEDTQFFTFNADNSCSYTNFQCRPDTAKGRWSLTANKLFLISDIVCNDTTKASGGTSKPFENTKIVTLGNYSLVVETGDVEPNYSATKKRRIMRYGFIRQKTTSTQ, encoded by the coding sequence ATGAAAAGAACTCCGCTGTTGTTTTTCCTGTTTTTAATAAGCATTGCGCTGATTGTTAATTCATGCAAGAAAGATAACTTAAGCCACATACCCGGATTATTAGCAGGTAACTGGCAACTGGCCTCTATAACCGTTACCAATTATGTGGGCGATGCCCAGGTTTCCTTAGATACCTTAAACCAAACTTGCGAAGATACCCAGTTTTTTACCTTCAATGCTGATAATTCCTGTAGCTATACTAATTTTCAATGCAGACCAGATACTGCGAAGGGCCGCTGGTCGCTTACTGCAAATAAATTATTTTTAATTTCAGATATAGTTTGTAATGATACCACCAAAGCATCGGGCGGTACTTCAAAACCGTTTGAAAACACTAAAATAGTTACCTTGGGTAATTATTCGCTGGTAGTGGAAACAGGGGATGTTGAGCCCAACTATTCGGCAACAAAAAAACGACGCATCATGCGCTACGGGTTTATCAGGCAAAAAACAACCTCAACACAATAG
- a CDS encoding rod shape-determining protein, which yields MGLFNFFTQEIAIDLGTANTLIIHNDKVVVDEPSIVAFDRTTNKVIAIGRQAMQMEGKTHDNIRTVRPLKDGVIADFNAAEHMIRGMIKMINQGKGWFFPSLRMVICIPSGITEVEKRAVRDSAEIAGAKEVYLIHEPMAAAVGIGIDVEEPMGNMIIDIGGGTTEIAVIALSGIVCDQSIRVAGDNFDSDIVQYIRRQHNIMIGDRTAEKIKIEVGAALPELSEPPGDFAVQGRDLMTGVPKQIMVSYTEIAHCLDKSISKIEEAILKALEITPPELSADIYQTGIYLTGGGALLRGLDKRVAAKTKLPVHVAEDPLRAVVRGTGTALKNIGNFKFLMQ from the coding sequence ATGGGTTTATTTAACTTTTTTACACAAGAAATTGCTATCGATTTAGGTACAGCAAATACCCTCATTATACATAACGATAAAGTTGTTGTTGACGAACCCTCGATCGTGGCGTTCGACAGGACAACCAATAAAGTGATTGCCATAGGCAGGCAGGCCATGCAGATGGAAGGTAAAACGCACGATAATATCCGTACCGTGCGCCCGCTTAAAGATGGCGTAATTGCCGACTTTAACGCTGCCGAGCACATGATCCGTGGGATGATCAAAATGATTAACCAGGGCAAGGGGTGGTTCTTCCCATCGCTGCGTATGGTGATCTGCATCCCTTCGGGTATTACCGAGGTGGAGAAACGTGCCGTACGCGACTCGGCCGAGATTGCCGGCGCTAAAGAGGTTTACCTCATCCACGAACCAATGGCTGCTGCTGTAGGTATCGGTATCGACGTAGAGGAGCCCATGGGCAACATGATCATAGATATTGGTGGTGGTACCACCGAAATTGCCGTTATCGCTTTATCGGGAATTGTGTGCGACCAATCGATCCGCGTAGCAGGTGACAACTTTGATTCGGACATTGTTCAATATATCCGCCGTCAGCATAACATCATGATTGGTGACCGTACCGCCGAAAAAATTAAAATTGAGGTTGGCGCCGCGCTTCCTGAACTGAGCGAGCCGCCAGGCGACTTTGCCGTTCAAGGCCGTGACCTCATGACAGGTGTGCCAAAACAGATCATGGTATCGTACACCGAGATCGCGCATTGTTTGGATAAATCAATCTCCAAGATTGAAGAAGCGATATTGAAAGCATTGGAAATTACCCCGCCCGAACTTTCGGCCGATATTTACCAAACCGGGATCTACTTAACCGGTGGCGGTGCATTATTACGCGGTTTGGATAAGCGTGTGGCTGCCAAAACAAAACTTCCCGTTCACGTTGCCGAAGACCCTCTTCGCGCCGTAGTACGCGGAACCGGCACCGCCCTTAAAAACATTGGTAATTTTAAATTTTTAATGCAGTAG
- a CDS encoding RNA polymerase sigma factor RpoD/SigA → MRQLKISQSITNRESASLEKYLHDIGKVDLITAEEEVILAQKIREGDQVALERLTKTNLRFVVSVAKQYQNQGLTLGDLINEGNLGLIKAAKRFDETKGFKFISYAVWWIRQSILSAIAEQSRIVRLPLNQIGSLSKIHKAASKLEQEYERQPTPEELADNLEISVDKIADSMNNAGRQISMDAPFIQGEENTLLDVLASSDAATDTEVMADSLSQEIKRSLGILAERDREVLMLFFGLGGHAPHSLEEIGEKFDLTRERVRQLKDKALMRLRHNSKSNLLQSYLN, encoded by the coding sequence ATGAGACAACTTAAAATATCCCAATCAATCACTAACCGCGAATCGGCGTCGCTCGAAAAATACCTGCACGATATCGGCAAGGTAGATTTGATCACAGCTGAGGAGGAAGTGATCCTGGCGCAAAAGATCCGTGAGGGCGACCAGGTAGCGTTAGAACGTTTGACAAAAACAAACCTTCGCTTTGTGGTATCGGTTGCTAAGCAGTACCAAAACCAGGGCCTTACCCTGGGCGACTTAATAAACGAAGGAAACCTTGGTTTAATTAAAGCGGCAAAACGCTTTGACGAAACTAAAGGCTTTAAATTTATTTCATATGCCGTATGGTGGATCCGTCAGTCAATCCTGTCGGCCATTGCCGAGCAATCGCGTATTGTGCGTTTACCTTTGAACCAAATTGGTTCATTGAGCAAAATCCACAAAGCAGCTTCAAAACTGGAGCAGGAATACGAAAGGCAACCAACACCCGAAGAACTTGCAGACAACCTGGAAATTTCGGTTGATAAAATTGCCGATTCGATGAATAATGCTGGTCGACAGATTTCAATGGACGCACCTTTCATCCAGGGCGAAGAAAACACCTTGCTTGACGTATTGGCCAGCTCTGATGCTGCTACCGATACCGAAGTAATGGCCGATTCATTATCACAGGAAATTAAACGCTCGTTAGGTATCCTTGCCGAACGTGACCGTGAAGTACTGATGTTATTTTTTGGCCTTGGTGGCCATGCCCCTCATTCATTAGAGGAAATAGGTGAAAAATTTGATTTAACCCGCGAGCGTGTTCGCCAGTTGAAAGACAAGGCTTTGATGCGCTTACGCCACAATTCAAAATCAAACCTGTTGCAATCATACTTAAACTAA
- a CDS encoding type II toxin-antitoxin system VapC family toxin, whose translation MNLLLDTNIVLNVIRAKDFAGIINFINPNDARLYLSVVSEAELKSIAVRNNWGINRRALLDSFLEEINIIEVNQLYVNIYAEIDAFSQKSNPAFPNYDFKTPRNMGKNDLWIA comes from the coding sequence ATGAATTTATTACTTGATACAAACATTGTTTTAAATGTAATAAGAGCTAAGGATTTTGCCGGTATTATAAATTTTATTAATCCAAATGATGCTCGATTGTATCTTTCAGTTGTTTCAGAAGCGGAGCTTAAATCAATAGCAGTTAGAAATAATTGGGGTATTAACAGGCGTGCGTTACTTGATAGTTTTTTAGAAGAAATAAATATCATAGAGGTTAATCAGTTGTATGTAAACATCTATGCAGAAATTGATGCGTTTTCTCAAAAGTCAAATCCAGCCTTTCCTAATTATGATTTTAAAACACCGCGTAATATGGGGAAAAATGATTTGTGGATAGCATAA
- a CDS encoding type II toxin-antitoxin system RelE/ParE family toxin, with translation MNITIKPKALKVIDAIADFVESKNTPGSGARYALKFKAAIKKLAVPGVQHSICNHHVLAAFKYSCSHFNDWVIAFKIVNGELTVYEIIHGSLLF, from the coding sequence TTGAACATTACCATCAAGCCTAAGGCCTTAAAGGTTATTGATGCAATAGCTGATTTTGTAGAGTCAAAAAATACACCTGGCAGTGGCGCAAGATATGCCCTTAAATTTAAAGCTGCTATAAAAAAATTGGCTGTTCCTGGTGTGCAGCATTCCATTTGTAACCATCACGTTTTAGCCGCGTTCAAATATTCATGCAGCCATTTCAATGACTGGGTTATAGCTTTTAAAATTGTTAATGGCGAATTAACAGTTTATGAAATTATACACGGATCGTTGTTGTTTTAA
- the purN gene encoding phosphoribosylglycinamide formyltransferase, producing the protein MKKRIAIFASGSGSNAQKLMEHFKRNADAEVVLILTNNPQAYVLQRADNFEVPSHIFSRHEFYETDGVIRLLKNLQVDLIVLAGFLWLVPQSLLKAFPNKIINLHPALLPKYGGKGMYGDNVHRKILEDKEEESGITIHFVNENFDEGEIIHQSKFKIEPGDTLEIVKFKGQQLEHNHFPKVVEALLRKMKS; encoded by the coding sequence ATGAAAAAAAGAATTGCCATTTTCGCTTCAGGTTCCGGCTCAAACGCCCAAAAGTTAATGGAGCATTTTAAACGCAATGCCGATGCCGAAGTTGTACTGATACTTACCAATAACCCGCAAGCTTACGTTTTACAGCGTGCCGATAACTTTGAAGTGCCCTCGCATATTTTCAGTCGCCACGAATTTTATGAAACCGACGGCGTTATCCGCCTGTTAAAAAATTTACAGGTCGACCTGATTGTATTAGCGGGCTTTTTATGGCTTGTACCACAATCATTATTAAAAGCATTCCCAAATAAGATCATTAACCTGCACCCTGCCCTGCTGCCCAAATATGGCGGCAAAGGCATGTATGGCGATAATGTACACCGCAAAATATTAGAAGATAAAGAAGAAGAAAGCGGCATCACCATCCACTTTGTAAACGAAAACTTTGACGAAGGCGAGATCATCCACCAGTCAAAATTCAAGATAGAACCGGGTGATACCCTTGAGATAGTGAAATTTAAAGGCCAGCAGTTAGAGCATAACCATTTCCCGAAGGTGGTCGAGGCTCTGTTGAGGAAAATGAAAAGCTGA
- the yiaK gene encoding 3-dehydro-L-gulonate 2-dehydrogenase, producing MRVPFEKLKAEFKRVLSELAFTEEKSEVIATVFSENSRDGVYTHGLNRFPVFVKYVKDRLININADPVKLTAFGAIEQWDGSLGPGILNARFAMNRAMELAAEYGIGYVAIKNTNHWMRGGTYGWQAAEAGFISISFTNTIANLPPWGGISPRLGNNPLVIAVPRKNGHLVLDMAISQYAVGKLKQYKANNNEPLPLPGGYDDEGKLSTNAAAILKSERLLPVGFWKGSGLSLVLDVLATVLSGGSSTAKITKSEHETGISQVFICIKPDSSEQTEGLINEIIDYTKTSLPEYEGASISYPGEGTLRTREKNLREGVPVDEGIWNEVVNM from the coding sequence ATGCGTGTTCCATTTGAAAAACTTAAAGCAGAATTTAAAAGAGTACTATCAGAACTTGCTTTTACTGAAGAAAAATCAGAAGTTATAGCAACAGTGTTTAGCGAAAATAGCAGAGACGGAGTTTACACCCATGGCTTAAACCGGTTCCCGGTCTTTGTTAAATATGTTAAAGATAGGCTTATAAATATTAATGCTGATCCTGTTAAGTTAACTGCCTTCGGAGCTATTGAACAATGGGACGGCAGCCTTGGCCCTGGAATATTAAATGCCCGATTTGCCATGAACAGGGCAATGGAACTTGCTGCTGAGTATGGTATTGGCTATGTGGCAATAAAAAATACCAATCATTGGATGCGTGGAGGTACGTACGGCTGGCAGGCTGCGGAAGCCGGTTTTATCAGTATTTCATTTACTAATACTATTGCTAACCTGCCACCCTGGGGTGGTATTAGTCCGCGGCTTGGTAATAACCCGTTAGTTATTGCCGTGCCCCGTAAAAACGGGCACCTTGTTTTAGATATGGCCATATCGCAATATGCTGTGGGGAAGCTAAAGCAATACAAGGCCAACAACAATGAGCCGCTTCCGCTACCGGGAGGTTATGACGATGAGGGAAAGCTTAGCACCAATGCTGCTGCTATTTTAAAATCCGAGCGATTGCTGCCTGTTGGTTTTTGGAAAGGATCGGGTTTGTCGTTGGTATTGGATGTGTTGGCTACAGTATTAAGCGGAGGTAGCTCTACCGCGAAGATCACCAAAAGTGAACATGAAACTGGTATATCGCAGGTGTTTATTTGCATCAAACCTGATAGCAGTGAGCAAACTGAAGGCCTGATCAATGAAATCATTGACTATACCAAAACCAGTTTGCCTGAATATGAAGGTGCTTCGATTTCTTATCCCGGAGAAGGAACCTTAAGAACAAGGGAAAAGAATTTAAGGGAGGGTGTTCCGGTTGATGAGGGAATATGGAATGAGGTGGTGAATATGTGA
- the carA gene encoding glutamine-hydrolyzing carbamoyl-phosphate synthase small subunit: MNYLTKLPAILLLADGTVFYGKAAGKMGTTTGEICFNTGMTGYQEIFTDPSYFGQIMVTTNAHIGNYGIANEEVESGRIQIAGLVCKNYNIAYSRKQANESIQDYFQEQNIVGISDIDTRKLVRHIRDKGAMNAIISSEILDLAELKAKLDLVPSMDGLELSSQVSTTETYTFGSEDAPYRVAVLDLGVKKNILRNFDSREVYAKVFPAKTTYAEMEKDFAPTGYFISNGPGDPSAMPYAVETVKEILSADKPMFGICLGHQLLALANDIPTQKMFNGHRGLNHPVKNIIINHCEVTSQNHGFGVVPEAVRASEKVEITHVNLNDQSIEGIRVKGKKAFSVQYHPESSPGPHDSRYLFDDFIKLMK, from the coding sequence ATGAATTATTTAACCAAATTACCGGCTATATTGCTGCTTGCCGACGGCACCGTTTTTTACGGAAAAGCTGCTGGCAAAATGGGTACTACTACCGGCGAGATTTGTTTTAATACCGGCATGACCGGCTACCAGGAAATTTTTACCGACCCTTCATACTTTGGGCAAATTATGGTAACCACCAATGCGCACATTGGTAACTACGGTATTGCTAATGAAGAGGTGGAATCGGGCAGGATCCAGATTGCAGGCCTGGTTTGTAAAAATTATAACATCGCCTACAGCCGTAAACAGGCCAATGAATCGATACAGGATTATTTCCAGGAGCAAAATATAGTTGGTATCTCTGATATCGATACCCGTAAGCTTGTTCGCCATATTCGTGACAAAGGTGCCATGAATGCTATTATTTCATCAGAAATATTAGACCTGGCTGAACTGAAAGCAAAGCTTGACCTGGTACCTTCAATGGATGGCCTTGAGCTTTCATCGCAGGTATCAACCACCGAAACTTATACTTTTGGCAGCGAGGATGCTCCTTACCGTGTAGCAGTGCTTGACCTTGGTGTAAAGAAAAACATCCTGCGTAATTTTGATTCGCGCGAGGTTTATGCCAAAGTATTCCCGGCAAAAACAACCTATGCCGAAATGGAAAAGGATTTTGCCCCTACAGGCTATTTCATTTCAAACGGCCCCGGTGACCCATCGGCTATGCCATATGCGGTTGAAACCGTAAAGGAAATTTTATCAGCAGATAAACCGATGTTCGGTATTTGTTTAGGTCACCAGTTATTGGCCCTGGCCAATGATATCCCAACTCAAAAAATGTTTAACGGTCACCGCGGTTTAAACCACCCGGTAAAAAATATCATTATTAACCATTGCGAGGTTACTTCGCAAAACCACGGCTTTGGTGTAGTGCCCGAAGCTGTACGTGCTTCAGAAAAAGTGGAAATTACCCACGTAAACCTGAACGACCAATCTATCGAAGGCATTCGCGTAAAAGGTAAAAAAGCATTTTCGGTACAATATCACCCGGAATCATCACCTGGTCCGCATGATTCAAGGTATTTGTTTGATGACTTTATCAAACTGATGAAATAA
- the purH gene encoding bifunctional phosphoribosylaminoimidazolecarboxamide formyltransferase/IMP cyclohydrolase, which translates to MSQSVQIKNALISVYYKDNLEPIIHELNRLGVNIYSTGGTETFIRNLGVNVIPVEDLTSYPSILGGRVKTLHPKVFGGILARRSFDGDKQQLEQYEIPEIDLVIVDLYPFEETVQSGAGAEDVIEKIDIGGISLIRAAAKNFKDVVIVASKDDYAGLENILKTQDGVTTIDQRRSFAQKAFNISSNYDTHIFNYFNEAEPLPVFKQSIQTSQVLRYGENPHQKGTFYGNLDAMFNKLNGKELSYNNLVDVDAAVAIIDEFTEPTIAILKHTNACGVASRSFIKEAWIDALACDPVSAFGGVIIANAEIDAETATEIDKIFYEVLIAPAFTDEAVQILSGKKNRILLVRQPVELPVKHFKTLLNGVIEQDKDAVIEGPAQMTTVTEKAPTEAELKDLFFANKIVKHTKSNTIVFAKNNQLMASGVGQTSRVDALKQAIIKAQSFGFDLNGAVMASDAFFPFPDCAELAADAGITAILQPGGSINDKLSIAMCNEKGLAMVTTGVRHFKH; encoded by the coding sequence ATGAGCCAGTCAGTTCAAATAAAAAATGCTTTAATTTCTGTTTATTACAAAGATAATTTAGAGCCCATCATTCATGAGTTAAACCGCCTTGGTGTAAATATCTATTCAACCGGTGGTACCGAAACTTTTATCCGCAATTTAGGTGTAAATGTGATCCCGGTGGAGGACCTTACTTCTTATCCTTCCATCCTGGGTGGTCGCGTTAAAACCCTGCACCCTAAGGTTTTCGGTGGCATTTTAGCCCGCAGGAGTTTTGATGGCGATAAACAGCAACTGGAGCAATATGAAATTCCTGAAATTGATTTGGTAATTGTCGACCTGTACCCTTTTGAAGAAACAGTACAATCAGGAGCTGGCGCTGAAGATGTGATCGAAAAGATCGATATCGGCGGTATTTCTTTGATCCGCGCAGCTGCAAAAAACTTTAAAGATGTAGTGATCGTAGCATCAAAAGATGACTATGCCGGCCTGGAAAATATCCTGAAAACGCAGGATGGTGTTACTACAATTGATCAGCGCCGTTCATTTGCGCAAAAAGCATTCAACATATCGTCAAACTATGATACCCATATCTTTAACTACTTTAACGAGGCCGAACCACTTCCGGTATTTAAACAAAGTATCCAAACCAGCCAGGTTTTACGCTATGGTGAAAACCCGCACCAAAAAGGAACTTTCTACGGCAACCTTGATGCCATGTTCAACAAACTGAACGGTAAAGAGCTTTCATACAATAACCTGGTTGATGTTGATGCCGCCGTTGCCATTATCGATGAGTTTACCGAGCCTACCATCGCTATCCTTAAGCATACCAATGCCTGCGGTGTAGCTTCGCGTTCATTTATCAAAGAAGCATGGATCGATGCTTTGGCTTGCGATCCGGTATCAGCCTTTGGTGGTGTAATTATTGCCAATGCCGAAATCGATGCTGAAACAGCTACCGAGATTGACAAGATATTCTACGAAGTGTTGATCGCTCCGGCATTTACAGACGAAGCTGTGCAGATCCTTTCAGGTAAAAAGAACCGCATCCTGTTGGTTCGCCAGCCGGTTGAGTTGCCTGTTAAGCATTTCAAAACTTTATTGAATGGCGTTATTGAGCAGGATAAAGACGCGGTGATTGAAGGCCCGGCCCAAATGACTACGGTTACTGAAAAAGCCCCTACAGAGGCCGAACTGAAAGACCTGTTCTTCGCTAACAAAATTGTAAAGCATACCAAATCAAACACTATAGTGTTTGCTAAAAATAACCAGCTAATGGCAAGTGGCGTTGGCCAAACCTCGAGGGTTGACGCGCTTAAACAAGCGATAATTAAAGCACAAAGCTTCGGTTTTGACCTGAACGGAGCGGTAATGGCATCTGATGCATTTTTCCCGTTCCCTGATTGTGCCGAATTGGCTGCCGATGCTGGTATCACTGCCATTTTACAACCCGGCGGTTCAATTAACGACAAACTTTCGATTGCTATGTGCAATGAAAAAGGTTTGGCTATGGTAACTACCGGCGTACGTCACTTTAAACACTAA
- the panB gene encoding 3-methyl-2-oxobutanoate hydroxymethyltransferase, producing MSVNKEIKRITTNTIQEMKVRGEKISMLTAYDYSMATIVDEAGTDIILVGDSASNVMAGHETTLPITLDQMIYHASSVVRAAKRALVVVDLPFGSYQGNSKEALNSAIRIMKEAGAHAVKIEGGVEIAESVSRILTAGIPVMGHLGLTPQSIYKFGTYTVRAKHEAEAQKLRDDALKLQELGCFGIVLEKIPAKLAQEVSDSLQIPTIGIGAGQHCDGQVLVIHDMLGINKGFKPRFLRQYSNMYDIMHDAIKNYNSDVKSNSFPNEKEQY from the coding sequence ATGTCTGTAAATAAAGAAATAAAGCGTATCACCACCAATACCATCCAGGAGATGAAGGTTCGTGGTGAAAAGATCTCTATGCTTACCGCATATGATTATTCAATGGCTACTATAGTCGATGAAGCAGGAACGGATATCATCCTCGTTGGCGATTCGGCCTCCAATGTGATGGCCGGTCACGAAACTACGCTGCCTATCACACTTGATCAGATGATCTACCATGCATCATCGGTGGTACGTGCGGCAAAACGAGCCTTGGTGGTTGTCGATCTTCCTTTTGGATCATATCAGGGCAACTCAAAGGAAGCGCTGAACTCGGCCATTCGCATTATGAAGGAAGCCGGTGCGCATGCCGTTAAAATTGAAGGCGGTGTTGAAATAGCCGAATCGGTTAGCCGAATCCTGACAGCCGGCATCCCGGTAATGGGGCACCTTGGCCTTACACCGCAATCCATATATAAGTTTGGAACGTACACCGTGCGCGCCAAACATGAAGCCGAAGCACAAAAGCTGCGGGATGATGCCCTTAAACTGCAGGAACTCGGCTGTTTTGGTATAGTGCTGGAAAAAATACCGGCCAAACTGGCTCAGGAAGTATCCGACAGCCTTCAGATCCCAACAATAGGTATCGGTGCCGGTCAGCATTGCGACGGCCAGGTATTGGTAATTCATGATATGCTGGGCATTAACAAAGGCTTTAAACCCCGCTTTTTACGCCAGTACTCCAATATGTATGATATCATGCATGACGCGATCAAAAACTACAACAGCGACGTAAAAAGCAACAGTTTCCCTAACGAGAAGGAACAATATTAA
- the mreC gene encoding rod shape-determining protein MreC, which yields MRNLWIFITKYNAFFLFLIFEISSLLIYIKYNSFQKASFINSTNKVTGTLYSQVDALKEYLSLKGTNDSLARENAKLRGQLKVSMYVDSVEKHKVNDTVYKQQYTYIVAKVINNSFNKRSNYITIDRGSRDGIQKDMGVITGAGVVGQVIAVTEHLAIIQSVLHKNTRFSAMLASTKDIGSFVWGNDLDPHRGVLIDIQNNAQPKIGDTVVTSGYSLFPTGIPFGKITNLHAKGGGLLINVEVALAVDFTKLQYVYVVNNKFAGEQTGLEAVQNKNE from the coding sequence ATGCGTAACCTTTGGATATTTATAACTAAGTATAACGCGTTTTTTTTATTCCTGATTTTTGAGATTAGCTCGCTGCTTATATATATAAAATACAACTCGTTTCAAAAAGCGTCTTTTATTAACTCAACCAATAAGGTAACCGGCACGCTGTACAGCCAGGTTGACGCCTTAAAAGAATACCTTTCATTAAAAGGGACCAATGACAGCCTTGCCCGCGAAAACGCTAAGCTTCGCGGCCAGCTCAAAGTTTCTATGTATGTTGATAGTGTTGAAAAGCACAAGGTTAACGACACTGTTTACAAACAGCAGTATACTTATATTGTAGCCAAAGTAATCAATAACTCATTCAATAAACGCAGCAACTATATCACTATCGACCGGGGCAGCAGGGATGGGATCCAAAAAGATATGGGTGTAATAACCGGGGCAGGCGTTGTGGGCCAGGTAATTGCTGTTACTGAGCATTTAGCTATCATTCAATCGGTATTGCATAAAAATACGCGGTTTAGCGCCATGCTTGCCAGCACAAAAGATATAGGTTCATTTGTTTGGGGCAATGACCTTGATCCGCACCGGGGAGTATTGATAGATATTCAGAATAACGCACAACCTAAAATTGGCGATACAGTGGTTACCTCGGGCTATTCGCTTTTCCCTACCGGTATACCGTTTGGCAAAATTACCAACCTGCATGCCAAAGGCGGCGGTTTACTCATCAACGTTGAGGTAGCTTTAGCTGTTGATTTTACAAAGCTTCAATACGTTTACGTGGTCAATAACAAATTTGCCGGTGAACAAACGGGACTGGAGGCCGTACAAAACAAAAATGAGTAG